A section of the Papio anubis isolate 15944 chromosome 4, Panubis1.0, whole genome shotgun sequence genome encodes:
- the RBAK gene encoding RB-associated KRAB zinc finger protein isoform X2 produces MNTLQGPVSFKDVAVDFTQEEWQQLDPDEKITYRDVMLENYSHLVSVGYDITKPNVIIKLEQGEEPWIMEGEFPCQHSPEVWKFDDLIERIQENEDKHSRQAACINSKTLTEEKENTFCQTYMETSLVPSSIIAHNCVSCGKNLESISELISSDGSYAKTKPDECNECEKTYHGEKMYEFNQNGDTYSQNEENILQKINILEKPFEYNECMEVLDNEAVFVAHKRAYVGEKPYEWNDSGPDFIQMSNFNAYQRSQMEMKPFECSECGKSFCKKSKFIIHQRAHTGEKPYECNVCGKSFSQKGTLTVHRRSHLEEKPYKCNECGKTFCQKLHLTQHLRTHSGEKPYECSECGKTFCQKTHLTLHQRNHSGERPYPCNECGKSFSRKSALSDHQRTHTGEKLYKCNECGKSYYRKSTLITHQRTHTGEKPYQCSECGKFFSRVSYLTIHYRSHLEEKPYECNECGKTFNLNSAFIRHRKVHTEEKSHECSECGKFSQLSYLTDHHTAHLGEKPYECNECGKTFLVNSAFDGHQPLPKGEKSYECNVCGKLFSELSYYTEHYRSHSEEKPYGCSECGKTFSHNSSLFRHQRVHTGEKPYECYECGKFFSQKSYLTIHHRIHSGEKPYECSKCGKVFSRMSNLTVHYRSHSGEKPYECNECGKVFSQKSYLTVHYRTHSGEKPYECNECGKKFHHRSAFNSHQRIHRRGNMNVLDVESL; encoded by the exons GGGCCAGTGTCATTCAAAGATGTGGCTGTGGATTTCACCCAGGAGGAGTGGCAGCAACTGGACCCTGATGAGAAGATAACATACAGGGATGTGATGTTGGAGAACTATAGCCATCTAGTTTCTGTGG GGTATGATATCACCAAGCCAAACGTCATCATTAAGTTGGAGCAGGGAGAAGAGCCGTGGATAATGGAAGGTGAATTTCCATGTCAACATAGTCCAG aagtCTGGAAATTTGATGACCTGATAGAGAGAAtccaagaaaatgaagataaacatTCAAGGCAAGCTGCTTGTATCAACAGCAAAACCCTGactgaagagaaagagaatacaTTTTGTCAAACTTATATGGAAACAAGCCTTGTTCCTTCAAGCATAATAGCTCATAATTGTGTCTCATGTGGAAAGAATTTAGAATCTATTTCGGAATTAATTAGTAGTGACGGAAGCTATGCCAAGACAAAACCTGATGAGTGTAATGAATGTGAGAAAACATATCATGGAGAGAAAATGTATGAATTTAATCAAAATGGGGATACCTAttctcaaaatgaagaaaatattcttcagaaaattaatattttggagAAACCTTTTGAATATAATGAATGCATGGAAGTCTTAGACAATGAGGCTGTTTTTGTTGCTCATAAGAGAGCTTACGTGGGGGAGAAGCCCTATGAGTGGAATGATTCTGGACCAGACTTCATACAGATGTCAAATTTTAATGCATATCAGAGATCACAAATGGAAATGAAGCCTTTTGAATGCAGTGAATGTGGAAAATCCTTCTGTAAAAAGTCAAAATTCATCATCCACCAGAGGgctcacacaggagagaaaccttatgaatgtaatGTATGTGGGAAATCCTTCAGCCAAAAGGGAACCCTCACTGTACATCGGAGATCACACTTAGAGGAGAAGCCctataaatgtaatgaatgtgggaaaaccTTTTGTCAGAAGTTACACCTCACTCAGCACCTAAGAACTCAttcaggagagaaaccctacgaATGTAGTGAATGTGGGAAAACCTTCTGCCAAAAGACACATCTCACCCTACACCAGAGGAATCATTCAGGAGAGAGGCCGTATCCATGTAACGAATGTGGGAAATCCTTCTCCCGCAAGTCCGCACTCAGTGACcatcagagaactcacacaggagagaagctttataaatgtaatgaatgtgggaaatcctACTACCGAAAGTCTACCCTGATTACACATCAGAGAACACACACAGGAGAGAAGCCCTATCAGTGTAGCGAGTGTGGGAAATTCTTTTCTCGGGTGTCATACCTCACTATACATTATAGAAGTCATTTAgaagagaaaccctatgaatgtaatgaatgtggcaaaaCTTTCAATTTAAATTCAGCCTTCATTAGACATCGGAAAGTACACACAGAAGAGAAATCCCATGAATGTAGTGAATGTGGAAAGTTCTCTCAGTTGTCATATCTCACCGACCATCATACAGCTCATttaggagagaaaccctatgaatgtaatgaatgtgggaaaactTTCCTTGTAAATTCAGCCTTTGATGGGCACCAGCCACTTCCAAAAGGGGAGAAATCCTATGAATGTAATGTATGTGGAAAGTTATTCTCTGAGTTATCATACTATACTGAACATTATAGAAGTCATTCAGAAGAGAAACCTTATGGATGTAGCGAATGTGGGAAAACCTTTTCCCATAATTCATCCCTGTTCAGACATCAAAGAGTACACACAGgcgagaaaccctatgaatgttaCGAATGTGGAAAATTCTTCTCTCAGAAATCATATCTCACCATACATCATCGAATTCAttcaggagagaaaccctatgaatgtagtAAATGTGGAAAAGTCTTCTCTCGGATGTCAAACCTCACTGTCCACTACAGAAGCCAttcaggagagaaaccctatgaatgtaatgaatgtgggaaagtCTTTTCTCAGAAGTCATACCTCACTGTACACTATAGAACTCAttcaggagagaaaccctatgaatgtaatgaatgtgggaaaaaGTTCCACCACAGATCAGCCTTCAATAGCCATCAGAgaattcacagaagaggaaatatgAATGTACTTGATGTGGAAAGTCTCTGA
- the RBAK gene encoding RB-associated KRAB zinc finger protein isoform X1 translates to MNTLQGPVSFKDVAVDFTQEEWQQLDPDEKITYRDVMLENYSHLVSVEVWKFDDLIERIQENEDKHSRQAACINSKTLTEEKENTFCQTYMETSLVPSSIIAHNCVSCGKNLESISELISSDGSYAKTKPDECNECEKTYHGEKMYEFNQNGDTYSQNEENILQKINILEKPFEYNECMEVLDNEAVFVAHKRAYVGEKPYEWNDSGPDFIQMSNFNAYQRSQMEMKPFECSECGKSFCKKSKFIIHQRAHTGEKPYECNVCGKSFSQKGTLTVHRRSHLEEKPYKCNECGKTFCQKLHLTQHLRTHSGEKPYECSECGKTFCQKTHLTLHQRNHSGERPYPCNECGKSFSRKSALSDHQRTHTGEKLYKCNECGKSYYRKSTLITHQRTHTGEKPYQCSECGKFFSRVSYLTIHYRSHLEEKPYECNECGKTFNLNSAFIRHRKVHTEEKSHECSECGKFSQLSYLTDHHTAHLGEKPYECNECGKTFLVNSAFDGHQPLPKGEKSYECNVCGKLFSELSYYTEHYRSHSEEKPYGCSECGKTFSHNSSLFRHQRVHTGEKPYECYECGKFFSQKSYLTIHHRIHSGEKPYECSKCGKVFSRMSNLTVHYRSHSGEKPYECNECGKVFSQKSYLTVHYRTHSGEKPYECNECGKKFHHRSAFNSHQRIHRRGNMNVLDVESL, encoded by the exons GGGCCAGTGTCATTCAAAGATGTGGCTGTGGATTTCACCCAGGAGGAGTGGCAGCAACTGGACCCTGATGAGAAGATAACATACAGGGATGTGATGTTGGAGAACTATAGCCATCTAGTTTCTGTGG aagtCTGGAAATTTGATGACCTGATAGAGAGAAtccaagaaaatgaagataaacatTCAAGGCAAGCTGCTTGTATCAACAGCAAAACCCTGactgaagagaaagagaatacaTTTTGTCAAACTTATATGGAAACAAGCCTTGTTCCTTCAAGCATAATAGCTCATAATTGTGTCTCATGTGGAAAGAATTTAGAATCTATTTCGGAATTAATTAGTAGTGACGGAAGCTATGCCAAGACAAAACCTGATGAGTGTAATGAATGTGAGAAAACATATCATGGAGAGAAAATGTATGAATTTAATCAAAATGGGGATACCTAttctcaaaatgaagaaaatattcttcagaaaattaatattttggagAAACCTTTTGAATATAATGAATGCATGGAAGTCTTAGACAATGAGGCTGTTTTTGTTGCTCATAAGAGAGCTTACGTGGGGGAGAAGCCCTATGAGTGGAATGATTCTGGACCAGACTTCATACAGATGTCAAATTTTAATGCATATCAGAGATCACAAATGGAAATGAAGCCTTTTGAATGCAGTGAATGTGGAAAATCCTTCTGTAAAAAGTCAAAATTCATCATCCACCAGAGGgctcacacaggagagaaaccttatgaatgtaatGTATGTGGGAAATCCTTCAGCCAAAAGGGAACCCTCACTGTACATCGGAGATCACACTTAGAGGAGAAGCCctataaatgtaatgaatgtgggaaaaccTTTTGTCAGAAGTTACACCTCACTCAGCACCTAAGAACTCAttcaggagagaaaccctacgaATGTAGTGAATGTGGGAAAACCTTCTGCCAAAAGACACATCTCACCCTACACCAGAGGAATCATTCAGGAGAGAGGCCGTATCCATGTAACGAATGTGGGAAATCCTTCTCCCGCAAGTCCGCACTCAGTGACcatcagagaactcacacaggagagaagctttataaatgtaatgaatgtgggaaatcctACTACCGAAAGTCTACCCTGATTACACATCAGAGAACACACACAGGAGAGAAGCCCTATCAGTGTAGCGAGTGTGGGAAATTCTTTTCTCGGGTGTCATACCTCACTATACATTATAGAAGTCATTTAgaagagaaaccctatgaatgtaatgaatgtggcaaaaCTTTCAATTTAAATTCAGCCTTCATTAGACATCGGAAAGTACACACAGAAGAGAAATCCCATGAATGTAGTGAATGTGGAAAGTTCTCTCAGTTGTCATATCTCACCGACCATCATACAGCTCATttaggagagaaaccctatgaatgtaatgaatgtgggaaaactTTCCTTGTAAATTCAGCCTTTGATGGGCACCAGCCACTTCCAAAAGGGGAGAAATCCTATGAATGTAATGTATGTGGAAAGTTATTCTCTGAGTTATCATACTATACTGAACATTATAGAAGTCATTCAGAAGAGAAACCTTATGGATGTAGCGAATGTGGGAAAACCTTTTCCCATAATTCATCCCTGTTCAGACATCAAAGAGTACACACAGgcgagaaaccctatgaatgttaCGAATGTGGAAAATTCTTCTCTCAGAAATCATATCTCACCATACATCATCGAATTCAttcaggagagaaaccctatgaatgtagtAAATGTGGAAAAGTCTTCTCTCGGATGTCAAACCTCACTGTCCACTACAGAAGCCAttcaggagagaaaccctatgaatgtaatgaatgtgggaaagtCTTTTCTCAGAAGTCATACCTCACTGTACACTATAGAACTCAttcaggagagaaaccctatgaatgtaatgaatgtgggaaaaaGTTCCACCACAGATCAGCCTTCAATAGCCATCAGAgaattcacagaagaggaaatatgAATGTACTTGATGTGGAAAGTCTCTGA
- the RBAK gene encoding RB-associated KRAB zinc finger protein isoform X3 has product MLENYSHLVSVGYDITKPNVIIKLEQGEEPWIMEGEFPCQHSPEVWKFDDLIERIQENEDKHSRQAACINSKTLTEEKENTFCQTYMETSLVPSSIIAHNCVSCGKNLESISELISSDGSYAKTKPDECNECEKTYHGEKMYEFNQNGDTYSQNEENILQKINILEKPFEYNECMEVLDNEAVFVAHKRAYVGEKPYEWNDSGPDFIQMSNFNAYQRSQMEMKPFECSECGKSFCKKSKFIIHQRAHTGEKPYECNVCGKSFSQKGTLTVHRRSHLEEKPYKCNECGKTFCQKLHLTQHLRTHSGEKPYECSECGKTFCQKTHLTLHQRNHSGERPYPCNECGKSFSRKSALSDHQRTHTGEKLYKCNECGKSYYRKSTLITHQRTHTGEKPYQCSECGKFFSRVSYLTIHYRSHLEEKPYECNECGKTFNLNSAFIRHRKVHTEEKSHECSECGKFSQLSYLTDHHTAHLGEKPYECNECGKTFLVNSAFDGHQPLPKGEKSYECNVCGKLFSELSYYTEHYRSHSEEKPYGCSECGKTFSHNSSLFRHQRVHTGEKPYECYECGKFFSQKSYLTIHHRIHSGEKPYECSKCGKVFSRMSNLTVHYRSHSGEKPYECNECGKVFSQKSYLTVHYRTHSGEKPYECNECGKKFHHRSAFNSHQRIHRRGNMNVLDVESL; this is encoded by the exons ATGTTGGAGAACTATAGCCATCTAGTTTCTGTGG GGTATGATATCACCAAGCCAAACGTCATCATTAAGTTGGAGCAGGGAGAAGAGCCGTGGATAATGGAAGGTGAATTTCCATGTCAACATAGTCCAG aagtCTGGAAATTTGATGACCTGATAGAGAGAAtccaagaaaatgaagataaacatTCAAGGCAAGCTGCTTGTATCAACAGCAAAACCCTGactgaagagaaagagaatacaTTTTGTCAAACTTATATGGAAACAAGCCTTGTTCCTTCAAGCATAATAGCTCATAATTGTGTCTCATGTGGAAAGAATTTAGAATCTATTTCGGAATTAATTAGTAGTGACGGAAGCTATGCCAAGACAAAACCTGATGAGTGTAATGAATGTGAGAAAACATATCATGGAGAGAAAATGTATGAATTTAATCAAAATGGGGATACCTAttctcaaaatgaagaaaatattcttcagaaaattaatattttggagAAACCTTTTGAATATAATGAATGCATGGAAGTCTTAGACAATGAGGCTGTTTTTGTTGCTCATAAGAGAGCTTACGTGGGGGAGAAGCCCTATGAGTGGAATGATTCTGGACCAGACTTCATACAGATGTCAAATTTTAATGCATATCAGAGATCACAAATGGAAATGAAGCCTTTTGAATGCAGTGAATGTGGAAAATCCTTCTGTAAAAAGTCAAAATTCATCATCCACCAGAGGgctcacacaggagagaaaccttatgaatgtaatGTATGTGGGAAATCCTTCAGCCAAAAGGGAACCCTCACTGTACATCGGAGATCACACTTAGAGGAGAAGCCctataaatgtaatgaatgtgggaaaaccTTTTGTCAGAAGTTACACCTCACTCAGCACCTAAGAACTCAttcaggagagaaaccctacgaATGTAGTGAATGTGGGAAAACCTTCTGCCAAAAGACACATCTCACCCTACACCAGAGGAATCATTCAGGAGAGAGGCCGTATCCATGTAACGAATGTGGGAAATCCTTCTCCCGCAAGTCCGCACTCAGTGACcatcagagaactcacacaggagagaagctttataaatgtaatgaatgtgggaaatcctACTACCGAAAGTCTACCCTGATTACACATCAGAGAACACACACAGGAGAGAAGCCCTATCAGTGTAGCGAGTGTGGGAAATTCTTTTCTCGGGTGTCATACCTCACTATACATTATAGAAGTCATTTAgaagagaaaccctatgaatgtaatgaatgtggcaaaaCTTTCAATTTAAATTCAGCCTTCATTAGACATCGGAAAGTACACACAGAAGAGAAATCCCATGAATGTAGTGAATGTGGAAAGTTCTCTCAGTTGTCATATCTCACCGACCATCATACAGCTCATttaggagagaaaccctatgaatgtaatgaatgtgggaaaactTTCCTTGTAAATTCAGCCTTTGATGGGCACCAGCCACTTCCAAAAGGGGAGAAATCCTATGAATGTAATGTATGTGGAAAGTTATTCTCTGAGTTATCATACTATACTGAACATTATAGAAGTCATTCAGAAGAGAAACCTTATGGATGTAGCGAATGTGGGAAAACCTTTTCCCATAATTCATCCCTGTTCAGACATCAAAGAGTACACACAGgcgagaaaccctatgaatgttaCGAATGTGGAAAATTCTTCTCTCAGAAATCATATCTCACCATACATCATCGAATTCAttcaggagagaaaccctatgaatgtagtAAATGTGGAAAAGTCTTCTCTCGGATGTCAAACCTCACTGTCCACTACAGAAGCCAttcaggagagaaaccctatgaatgtaatgaatgtgggaaagtCTTTTCTCAGAAGTCATACCTCACTGTACACTATAGAACTCAttcaggagagaaaccctatgaatgtaatgaatgtgggaaaaaGTTCCACCACAGATCAGCCTTCAATAGCCATCAGAgaattcacagaagaggaaatatgAATGTACTTGATGTGGAAAGTCTCTGA